The Candidatus Saccharibacteria bacterium oral taxon 488 genome has a segment encoding these proteins:
- the dnaA gene encoding chromosomal replication initiator protein DnaA gives MNSQAIWQGVLGEIEVSIPPSSFSTWFKSTELDIISDNEVAVLSPNPFVLTQLERRYYQRIADGLKRNGLAVSTIHFRPKKTAARKQRLSRDEPNSAAAAQPIIKQSKKSVTNLNPRYTFDNFIVGSSNDLAHAACQAIAANPGTKYNPLYLYGGSGLGKTHLMQAVGNEIIKRQPSARVLYTTTETFVSEFLDSIRFKKKGFSDKYRNVDVLIVDDMQFIANKEKTQDEFFHTFNDLHQNDKQIIISSDKPPKSIPTLTDRLRSRFEWGMTIDVQMPDYETRCAIVTAKAGLSNIELSADVVEYLATNFKTNIRELEGALNQLLAYAEMQNITPDAETAEGLLGNIKRSRPQHITAKQIIDKTARHFGVEVKDVCSPRRDKYIMQPRQIAMYLLRSELKMSFPKIAQELGRKDHTTAIHSVDKISKEILISVNIREQINDIRDKLYV, from the coding sequence GTGAATAGTCAAGCTATTTGGCAGGGAGTGCTGGGTGAAATTGAAGTTTCAATTCCGCCATCATCATTTTCGACTTGGTTTAAGTCGACTGAGCTTGACATTATATCTGATAATGAGGTGGCTGTCCTATCACCCAACCCTTTCGTGTTGACACAACTAGAGAGACGCTATTATCAACGCATCGCTGACGGTTTGAAACGAAATGGCCTTGCGGTCTCGACGATTCATTTTCGACCCAAAAAAACAGCTGCTCGAAAGCAACGCCTCAGCCGCGATGAACCAAATTCAGCGGCCGCCGCCCAACCGATCATTAAGCAGTCTAAAAAATCAGTAACCAACCTTAACCCGCGCTACACCTTTGACAACTTTATCGTCGGCTCAAGTAATGACCTGGCGCACGCCGCTTGTCAAGCGATTGCCGCTAACCCTGGCACCAAGTATAATCCGCTCTATTTGTATGGCGGTTCGGGGCTTGGTAAAACCCATCTGATGCAAGCTGTTGGTAATGAGATTATCAAACGCCAACCCTCCGCTCGCGTATTATATACCACTACCGAGACCTTTGTCAGTGAATTTCTCGACTCGATTCGTTTCAAGAAAAAAGGATTTTCCGACAAATATCGTAACGTCGATGTCTTGATTGTTGACGATATGCAGTTTATCGCCAACAAGGAAAAGACCCAAGACGAGTTCTTTCACACCTTTAACGACCTACACCAAAACGACAAGCAGATCATCATCAGCTCTGACAAGCCGCCGAAAAGCATCCCCACCCTAACCGACCGCCTGCGCAGTCGCTTTGAGTGGGGTATGACAATTGACGTGCAGATGCCTGATTATGAAACTCGCTGTGCTATCGTTACTGCTAAGGCTGGCCTGAGCAACATTGAATTATCCGCCGACGTTGTCGAATACCTCGCCACCAATTTCAAGACTAATATTCGCGAACTTGAAGGGGCGCTCAATCAACTCCTCGCCTACGCCGAGATGCAGAACATCACACCCGATGCCGAAACCGCCGAGGGATTACTTGGTAATATCAAGCGCTCTCGCCCGCAACATATCACCGCCAAACAAATTATTGACAAAACCGCTCGCCACTTTGGCGTTGAGGTCAAGGATGTGTGTTCGCCAAGGCGCGATAAATACATCATGCAGCCACGCCAAATTGCCATGTACCTGCTGCGGAGCGAGCTCAAGATGAGCTTTCCAAAAATCGCCCAGGAGCTTGGCCGCAAAGACCACACTACTGCTATTCATTCGGTTGACAAAATTAGCAAGGAGATACTCATCAGCGTCAATATTCGTGAACAAATTAACGACATCCGAGACAAGCTCTATGTGTAA
- the dnaN gene encoding DNA polymerase III subunit beta, with protein sequence MKLTVTQENLAKALASVGRIAASRNELAILNNILLRTDGSRLVVAATNLEIASTQYVGARVEKPGSITIPARLVSEFVASLPSGTVELEVKDEHLHLTADKFSSVINGVVADEFPELPTVDEQTAVRLDMSADELKKAVSQTIIATSSDTTRAVLTGVYWHTYNSELYLAATDGYRLAEKRLMKFDGEIAAIVPASTLQEVLRSLDTETSDVSLFFDETQVGFRTDHLEIVSRLIDGKFPDYRQLIPKLAETDVAIKKADFLRITKVASLFARESGGGITLKASHEQALLSIHSIASELGENTSEASAEVSSDGEITLNSRYLIESLGATDGETVTFSFNGKLSPCVIREQTPTPDCMHIVMPLKR encoded by the coding sequence ATGAAACTCACCGTCACCCAAGAAAACCTCGCCAAAGCCCTCGCTAGCGTTGGGCGCATCGCCGCTAGTCGTAACGAACTAGCAATACTGAACAATATTTTACTACGAACCGATGGCTCTCGGCTAGTCGTAGCGGCGACGAATCTGGAGATCGCCTCTACCCAGTATGTTGGCGCCAGGGTCGAGAAGCCCGGCTCGATAACTATCCCAGCTCGACTGGTGAGCGAATTCGTCGCCAGCCTGCCGAGTGGTACGGTCGAATTGGAGGTCAAGGACGAGCACCTACACCTGACCGCAGACAAGTTTTCGTCAGTTATCAATGGCGTCGTGGCGGATGAGTTTCCAGAGCTACCGACGGTGGACGAGCAGACGGCAGTGCGACTGGATATGAGTGCCGATGAGCTAAAAAAGGCAGTTTCGCAAACCATTATTGCGACGTCTAGTGATACCACGCGGGCGGTGTTGACTGGTGTGTATTGGCATACCTACAACAGTGAGTTGTATCTAGCGGCTACGGACGGTTATCGGCTAGCGGAGAAACGGCTGATGAAGTTTGATGGCGAAATTGCGGCCATCGTGCCGGCATCGACATTGCAGGAAGTACTGCGGAGCCTCGACACCGAGACGAGTGATGTGAGTTTGTTTTTTGATGAAACGCAGGTTGGGTTTCGGACGGATCACTTAGAAATTGTGAGTCGGCTGATCGACGGTAAATTTCCCGACTATCGTCAATTGATCCCTAAGCTCGCCGAGACCGATGTGGCGATCAAGAAGGCTGATTTCCTGCGTATTACCAAGGTTGCCAGCCTCTTTGCGCGCGAATCGGGTGGTGGTATCACCCTCAAGGCTAGTCACGAGCAAGCGCTACTATCAATCCATTCAATCGCTTCGGAACTCGGCGAGAATACTTCTGAGGCCAGCGCCGAGGTGTCGAGTGACGGCGAAATTACGCTTAATTCTCGCTATCTGATCGAGTCACTTGGCGCTACTGATGGCGAGACTGTTACCTTCTCGTTTAATGGTAAACTGTCGCCATGCGTCATCCGCGAGCAGACCCCTACGCCAGATTGCATGCATATTGTTATGCCGTTGAAGCGCTAG